The following proteins come from a genomic window of Panicum hallii strain FIL2 chromosome 8, PHallii_v3.1, whole genome shotgun sequence:
- the LOC112902846 gene encoding serine carboxypeptidase-like 45: protein MEMPAPVSCSSRALAMVLVLVATALCCRLGSCDGAPADRIRRLPGQPEVSFGQYSGYVGVDDGGKRALFYYFVEAEVDPASKPLVLWLNGGPGCSSLGVGAFSENGPFRPSGQVLVKNEYSWNKEANVIYLETPAGVGYSYSADAAYYQGVDDKMTATDNMVFLQRWLQKFPQYKGRDLYIAGESYAGHYIPQLAEAMVEYNTKDKIFNLKGIALGNPVLEFTTDFNSRAEYFWSHGLISDGTYRVFTSVCNYSRYVTEYYGGSLSPLCARVMNQVTRETSRFVDKYDVTLDVCLSSVLSQSKVLTPHQQAGQRIDVCVEDETVRYLNRRDVQAAMHARLVGVDKWAVCSSVLEYELLNLQIPTINIVGSLVRSGIRVLVYSGDQDSVIPLTGSRTLVQNLAHDMGLKTTTPYRVWFEGQQVGGWTQVYGGGTLSFATIRGASHEAPFSQPGRSLVLFRAFLQGQPLPETFS, encoded by the exons ATGGAGATGCCAgctccggtgagctgctccaGCAGGGCACTGGCCATGGTGCTCGTGCTCGTCGCCACGGCGCTGTGCTGCCGCCTCGGTTCTTGCGACGGAGCTCCCGCCGACAGGATCAGGCGGCTCCCCGGGCAGCCGGAGGTGAGCTTCGGCCAGTACTCCGGCTACGTCGGCGTGGACGACGGCGGCAAGAGGGCGCTCTTCTACTACTTCGTCGAGGCCGAGGTCGACCCTGCCTCCAAGCCTCTCGTCCTCTGGCTCAATGGAG GCCCCGGGTGTTCTTCGCTGGGTGTAGGGGCCTTCTCGGAGAACGGCCCCTTCAGGCCTAGTGGGCAGGTGCTGGTGAAGAATGAATACAGCTGGAACAAAG aggccaatgtgATTTACCTGGAGACGCCGGCTGGTGTAGGCTACTCCTACTCTGCTGATGCTGCCTACTACCAGGGCGTGGATGACAAGATGACAG CCACGGACAACATGGTGTTCCTGCAAAGGTGGCTCCAAAAGTTCCCACAGTACAAGGGCAGAGACCTCTACATCGCCGGAGAAAGCTACGCAG GGCACTACATTCCACAGCTCGCCGAGGCCATGGTGGAGTACAACACCAAGGACAAGATCTTCAACCTCAAAGGCATTGCT CTGGGCAACCCTGTGCTCGAGTTCACGACGGACTTCAACTCCCGCGCCGAGTACTTCTGGTCGCACGGCCTCATCTCCGACGGCACCTATCGCGTCTTCACCTCCGTGTGCAACTACTCCCGCTACGTCACCGAGTACTACGGCGGCTCGCTGTCGCCGCTGTGCGCCCGGGTGATGAACCAGGTGACCCGCGAGACCAGCCGCTTCGTCGACAAGTACGACGTGACCCTCGACGTCTGCCTCTCCTCGGTGCTCTCGCAGTCCAAGGTCCTGACGCCGCACCAGCAGGCCGGCCAGCGGATCGACGTCTGCGTCGAGGACGAGACCGTCAGGTACCTCAACCGCCGGGACGTGCAGGCGGCGATGCACGCCAGGCTCGTCGGCGTCGACAAGTGGGCCGTCTGCAGCAG TGTTCTTGAGTACGAGTTGCTCAACCTGCAGATCCCCACCATCAACATTGTCGGGTCGCTCGTCAGGTCCGGCATCCGGGTGCTGGTTTACAG CGGCGATCAGGACTCGGTGATCCCTCTAACTGGAAGCCGAACACTGGTGCAGAATTTGGCTCATGACATGGGCCTCAAGACGACCACACCCTACCGGGTTTGGTTCGAGGGCCAGCAG gttggaggatgGACTCAGGTGTACGGTGGCGGCACGCTGTCCTTCGCCACCATCAGGGGGGCCTCCCACGAGGCGCCGTTCTCGCAGCCCGGGCGGTCGCTGGTGCTCTTCAGAGCCTTCCTGCAGGGCCAGCCTCTGCCTGAAACCTTCTCATGA
- the LOC112903483 gene encoding AAA-ATPase At3g28510-like: protein MAGKADPVPTPAWWSWFNSVLVLSLIPWLSAVAWRNLQRLQLHHLVGRRASRRVRWLAAFIDPYLTVNIDEHESTGRMMRRGDAYYEEVKAYLGASCSRTARHLRAEGARDAAADRLVLSMIDGEEVADHFGGATVWWSAHSNRTAVRNGGAGPEERSFKLHYHERHRELVLDSYLAFVQQRGRDIMVNSRQRKLYTSVSDHRAGWSQMTFKHPMKFDKLAMDPATKKEIMDDLDTFKNGKEHYERVGKAWKRGYLLHGPPGTGKSSMIAAMANHLEYDVYIIELTSVKSNSDLQRLLMEIKSKAVVVIEDIDCSLDLTGAREKKKRAADDTKNGASTSSSAAEADTAGSKVTLSGLLNVVDGLLSACGEEQVIVFTTNHVEELDRALIRRGRMDKHIKMPYCGFEAFRFLAERELGVGSHELFGAVRALLGEVDMTPADVIEELTPKSKDDDADSCLAALVKALEKAKEEKANRGSSA, encoded by the coding sequence ATGGCCGGCAAGGCTGACCCGGTGCCCACGCCAGCGTGGTGGAGCTGGTTCAACTCCGTCCTGGTGCTCAGCCTGATCCCGTGGCTGTCCGCGGTGGCGTGGCGGAACCTGCAGCGCCTCCAGCTGCACCACCTGGTCGGGCGCCGGGCGAGCCGGCGCGTGCGGTGGCTCGCGGCGTTCATCGACCCGTACCTGACTGTCAACATCGACGAGCATGAGAGCACCGGCCGCATGATGAGGCGCGGCGACGCCTACTACGAGGAGGTCAAGGCCTACCTCGGCGCCTCGTGCTCACGCACCGCGCGCCACCTCAGGGCCGAGGGCGCCagggacgccgccgccgacagGCTCGTGCTCAGCATgatcgacggcgaggaggtagcCGACCACTTCGGCGGCGCCACGGTCTGGTGGTCGGCGCACTCCAACAGGACGGCGGTGCGCAACGGCGGCGCGGGGCCGGAGGAGCGCTCCTTCAAGCTCCACTACCACGAGCGCCACCGCGAACTCGTGCTCGACAGCTACCTCGCCTTCGTCCAGCAGCGGGGCCGCGACATCATGGTCAATAGCCGCCAGCGGAAGCTGTACACCAGCGTCTCCGACCACCGTGCTGGATGGAGCCAGATGACGTTCAAGCACCCTATGAAGTTCGACAAGCTCGCCATGGACCCAGCGACGAAGAAGGAGATCATGGACGACCTCGACACGTTCAAGAACGGCAAAGAACACTACGAGCGCGTCGGAAAGGCGTGGAAGCGCGGGTACCTCCTGCACGGCCCGCCGGGAACGGGCAAGTCGAGCATGATCGCCGCCATGGCCAACCACCTCGAATACGACGTCTACATCATCGAGCTCACGTCGGTGAAGTCCAACTCCGACCTCCAGAGGCTACTAATGGAAATAAAGAGCAAGGCCGTCGTCGTGATCGAGGACATCGACTGCTCGCTCGACCTCACCGGGGCGCGCGAGAAGAAGAAGCGGGCGGCGGACGACACCAAGAACGGCGCGTCCACGTCATCATCGGCCGCGGAAGCGGACACCGCCGGCAGCAAGGTGACGCTGTCCGGCCTCCTCAACGTCGTCGACGGGCTGCTATCGGCATGCGGGGAAGAGCAGGTCATCGTGTTCACCACGAACCACGTCGAGGAGCTGGACCGGGCGCTCATCAGGAGGGGCCGCATGGACAAGCACATCAAGATGCCCTACTGCGGCTTCGAGGCTTTCAGGTTCCTGGCCGAGAGGGAGCTCGGCGTGGGGTCGCACGAGCTGTTCGGCGCCGTGAGAGCGCTGCTGGGGGAGGTGGACATGACGCCGGCGGACGTAATCGAGGAGCTGACGCCCAAGAGCAAGGACGACGACGCGGACTCGTGCCTTGCTGCCTTGGTGAAGGcgttggagaaggccaaggaggaGAAGGCGAATCGAGGATCCAGTGCCTGA